A stretch of DNA from Salmo trutta chromosome 12, fSalTru1.1, whole genome shotgun sequence:
CTTATGGGAATCTCTGAATTTGTCACTTTCTTTGACTCACTCCAATTTGACAAATAATCATGTAGTAATGCTGAAATCAATAGCGCTGAAACAAAATCATTGGCCAAAATGAGTTGATTGAGAATGTAACTACATGATTTTGTGCAGGGTTCTGGCTGGTGTGGACCCTCATCATAATGCTGAGTTGCTGCTGTGCCTACCGTCACCGTCGGGTCAAGATGCGGCTGCAGCAGGAGCAGCGCCAGCGCGAAATCAGCCTTATGGCCTACCAGGGAGCTTCTAGTTccttcatctcccctccacctctcaaccTGAGTGAGTCTCTCAGCTCCAACTGGCCACTTATTACATGACCTTGTCCCTCTGAGTTAACTGTTTAGTGTAACTAGGCCTGGTAGTTGGAGATGGTTCTTAGCAGATTCAGAACCACACCTGACAGTTAGTTATTTAGTTCAACACCAGCTAACCCTATCTAGACCGTGTTAACCCTTTATacttgtgggaattggcctaagtggttagggctaaattgaaatgtttcttacagaagaaatattaaatgcataagcatggtagcattgaaagggaacagtttggagattacgGGAAAAGGATTAGACCAAAGTTGAGGACACAACAGATCACCTGAAAccagactgaatccaaacattatactgttgattttatgtgcatttttatatttactgtatttgttgataatgaaatctgaaaatactctggatacattcagcaAAGTGATaaaaatattcctggaaaatgtgggttAGGTGCAACACAAGACAAAGGAactacaagggtttgagtgagaggactaactggtgtctccaagtgtccaaacacctctccaaagtgtgaaCAGTTCCTaggtcatttcaatgcacttttgactcaaagaagagtcttcaactaaaAAGTAATATTTTTTGCTCTCCTAGCTGTGTCGTTGAACTAGAGCAACCACACTTCTCGTTGTTTAGAGTACTGCatccccgccatcacacaattactgtttacACAATCCAAAAACGGCCCATTTTATATAAATCCCAattgggtcaggtgggcatcatttgaaagcttctTCTATTACCAACATGACAAGTTTATggggttgtcacgataccagaagTTTTACTTGGATACCAGGTTAAGTATCGCAATACGCGATAGCATCATAATTCCcaataccaaaacgataccactGCAAAAAAATAAGGCAtattagccaaagtcacagaatggcacttgatccagacagattGTCAGCTACAGCTCTGTTCAATCATTGTGCATCTTTTGAGTTTAAAATCATTACAGTTGCATTTATTTACATCAACAGTTTTGAGACTTCTGTGTATGCATTAATGAGTCAATTATACAGTCAATTTTACTTAGTTTTTACCAATCTAATGACATAATGGGaatcatttatttgaatggtacaTCTCTATTGATAAAGTAGGTACATCgagatgtagcctaggcctatccaCAATACAGGGGACTTTATATTCAATAggagttattgagcttgttttggctgatttcatggGGCTACAGTTGACAAGCTGTTTCCCTTCCATGTGGaattttattgtactgatcaacaacatttgcctAGACGTAGCTTCTTTTATAAAACTGTGCGCTGTCTCTTTAGCTAGTAATGACGTCATTTGCGAGGCAAGTTCGCTGAGGCAATAGATCATCTTTGGGAGAGACGTGAGAGAGACCGAATAAGTGAATGAATAAAGTTTTTGGTGGCAATCAGCATATTTTGCATTAGGGTTTGCATATTATGACAAAGTACTAGGGTAATGAATTGATTTTAGCTGTCAGCTAGCAAGGAAATTTTGCCTACGAAGCTGGAAACTACTGGTATCTTCGTCCATTGTAAGGGTTGTAgcctgtatggacattgttttgcgaacagtaatTAACAGTTTCTACATGCTGTGTCACATTATTCAAGCGTGGTTACTTCTGTGGAGCATAAgcggggagctaacatgatgcagcctagactcccagtgcaggctagcaaTGAAGTGGAGCAGGCACGGTGCGCACTATAATAAGGTGTTGGCTGCGCTGATAGACAGGCTTGACACGTTTGACAGAAGTACCGTAAGTAAAAAGAAAAATGGTTCGGTACtagatttgtattttttatgttcTACTATCGAAAAAGTACAGAAGTTTTGGTTTACCGAAAACACTAcaagctaagttataaaatacgatCTTAGTGTCAGGCGTTGACAGGGCgattcagagaaacagatcgtAATTTTGATATGCATAGAAAGGACTCATGGCTGTTTGGCTTGATTGTATGACATCGAaacggtatttattataatcaacgtctcatctttcaaaatacagagtCCTTTTAATTTACAGCTTTTCCCtcagacaacaaaaaaatgttgcAAAAGTTGCACAATTTgcaggagggatgggggcaacttgTCATGTGCTGTGCTCAACTTTCAGAACGGCGGTCAGTCAACCTATACAGCGCCGTGAAGCGcagagcctgagctctgacgtcgTTTATAGCatattactgtacagccactgcattCCAATTCAGGCGGTATCGGTGCCCAAATCTGCAATTTTCAAACCGTATATGGGTACCAGTGTAAAGGGTTAAGATGGTTGACTCCTGTTTGTTTATTTACGCCCAGGGTTCTGGACAGACTGCAAGCTTCCTGACTATGAAGAGGTGGTGGGTCATCCCCCGACTCCCCCTCCGCCTTACTCCGAGATTACCCCAGAGACCACTACTGTCATCCTGCTGCCATCCATCCAATCAGAAGCGGTCGTGGTGCTGGAGCCCCCAACAGAGGACGCGCCAAGAGAGGAGCAGACCGCCAATTCGTCATCAGACCAAGAAGCCGCGTCTGTGCCCAGCCAATCAGAGCGACCGGTGGAGGTGGACCCTGAAGGCCCATTGGAGGAGGAGCTGCTGACCCGGCGCAGGCATGTGACGGGTGACTCAGGGATTGAGGTGTGTGTTTGCCAACTAGATGAGGGCTCTGGGCCGGAGGAGGACGAGGAGCGGGTGTGTCAGGGGGCCACGGGGGACTGCTGCTCTGCCTCTGATCACACCCTCAGACACAAAGCGAGAACCCCTGagccccaacctcagccccagGGTCAGACCACCAGCACCGGAGACCGCCTGGTCTGAGCTCCACCACCTACCATCCCAGAGGCTGCTGTTGCTGCCGGATCTGCGCTTTAGGGAGGGAGACCCAGGAGAGCTCTTGTCATTGTCATCATAACAATAGCTCCGACACCACCAGCAAATGAAATGCCCCACAATAACTCACCAAATTAACCAGGTTGTCCTGTTGTTGAACATCCTTCTCAGTTATGATCCATATAATGACGATGATGACAAAAAGAAAAGCTCTTATTTGAGAAAGATGATTTTTCGTGTGGCTAATTGTTTAATACCCATGGTCCCTCTGCTTTGTTTAGTTCTTAACATGGGGATGATGAGGAAAAATGCTAAGTCTTCCTGGATGGGGGAGTGGCTAAAACTTCTAGAGACCACCAGGTGGTAAGAAGAGGTGTTGACGCTGGCACAGAAT
This window harbors:
- the LOC115204063 gene encoding WW domain-binding protein 1; translated protein: MPQKTLGSIVGLLCTGTCLVQGKEFCFGVNNEQYRCEMGYCCGETECCTYYYELWWFWLVWTLIIMLSCCCAYRHRRVKMRLQQEQRQREISLMAYQGASSSFISPPPLNLRFWTDCKLPDYEEVVGHPPTPPPPYSEITPETTTVILLPSIQSEAVVVLEPPTEDAPREEQTANSSSDQEAASVPSQSERPVEVDPEGPLEEELLTRRRHVTGDSGIEVCVCQLDEGSGPEEDEERVCQGATGDCCSASDHTLRHKARTPEPQPQPQGQTTSTGDRLV